A genomic stretch from Chroogloeocystis siderophila 5.2 s.c.1 includes:
- a CDS encoding DUF938 domain-containing protein — protein sequence MNYFDARQYAPATVRNREPILKILLKVLPPTGTVLEVSSGTGEHAVFFAPRIHPRKWLPSDPNPAARASIMAWREYTPNAENLYPAIALDACDPIWTVEQQSLDIVAIVNINMIHIAPWAACLGLFAGAKRILPPEGILYLYGPFKQGGQHTAASNAAFDASLRTQNPAWGVRNLEDVVEVAKTEGLALGETVAMPANNLSVIFKKCN from the coding sequence ATGAATTATTTTGATGCCCGACAATACGCACCTGCAACTGTGCGCAATCGCGAACCGATTCTAAAGATTTTACTCAAAGTTCTGCCGCCGACAGGTACGGTGTTAGAAGTCTCTAGCGGAACTGGAGAACACGCCGTCTTTTTTGCACCGCGCATTCATCCGCGCAAGTGGCTACCGTCTGACCCAAATCCAGCCGCACGTGCAAGTATTATGGCATGGCGCGAATACACTCCTAACGCGGAAAATCTTTATCCGGCGATCGCTCTTGATGCGTGCGATCCTATATGGACGGTCGAACAACAATCATTAGACATTGTGGCGATTGTTAATATTAACATGATTCATATTGCGCCTTGGGCGGCTTGCTTAGGATTATTTGCAGGAGCAAAGCGTATTCTTCCTCCTGAAGGTATATTGTATCTCTATGGACCTTTTAAGCAAGGTGGTCAACATACAGCAGCAAGTAACGCCGCGTTTGATGCGAGTTTACGCACACAGAATCCCGCCTGGGGCGTGCGAAATTTAGAGGATGTCGTCGAAGTTGCGAAAACGGAAGGTCTCGCACTTGGCGAAACTGTGGCGATGCCGGCAAATAATCTTTCGGTAATTTTTAAAAAGTGCAATTAG
- a CDS encoding cation:proton antiporter subunit C: MLEAFILATILCGFFGIIFKKNLVMKIISMDVMSTGVIAYYVLIASRDGLHTPIFSNVKKGIYADPVPQAVILTAIVIGFSIQALMLVGVMKLARDNPTLESSEIEKNNMP; this comes from the coding sequence GTGTTAGAAGCGTTTATCCTGGCAACGATATTGTGCGGTTTTTTCGGCATAATTTTTAAAAAAAACCTTGTGATGAAAATTATCTCAATGGATGTGATGAGCACAGGGGTTATTGCTTATTACGTGCTGATTGCCTCAAGAGATGGTTTACATACACCAATTTTTTCAAACGTCAAAAAAGGTATCTACGCCGATCCAGTTCCTCAAGCAGTGATCTTAACGGCAATTGTCATCGGCTTTTCGATTCAGGCTTTGATGCTAGTCGGTGTAATGAAACTGGCACGAGATAACCCAACATTGGAAAGCAGCGAAATCGAGAAGAACAATATGCCATGA